TTCGCAGAATGTTGCTAATAGAAACTATGTTGGTGCGAGCTCAGTAAgactaaacaaaaacaaacaaagcagtGTAGTTTACTATACATAGATATTTATATGTAGCCTGGAAGCGGTAAAGCGAAAGGCACCCAGGACACACaggacacacaaacaaactctCAGATATGCTTTTTGGACTATTAGAATCAAATAGAattaacaaaaatacacacacaacaaacacaagcgTCGCTTAGAAGCAGACTGATCGCCTTTTTCTGATTCGGTTTCATTGAACCAGTATCTGTCagctttaatgttttttttacgttttccTAACCTCAGCACGCCTTCTTCGCTCAAATGCGTGTGCTCGGGGTGGTGTAACACCCTCACACACCCTCACGCGAGAAAGGTtcacgaaccaaaacaaaactattgaCAAAGGGCTGCAGCGTTTTTGGTTGCTGTAGAAATCGAAACCAAAACGAAATATGGACACAGATAAAAGCTCGTTTTTTTGTAACTATTATTTATACTTCACTGGATACGAATAAAAATTGTCAATATCATTGCCATAAGCGCTATGTGTCCGTTAGCAGTTGCGGTTGTTGCAAAGAGAAACAGCTTTGAGCGGGTGCGTGGTCGATTTTCCGCGGGGACCATTTTCCACGATGTTGCCTACAATAAACATTTGCACGCGATATTGCACACCAGCTTGTGTGCAATTGCAATTCATTATTGTGTACAACATTTGGCGCTGGAAAaggaaagagcgagagagagtgagatagAGAGGGAgaggaatagaaaaaaaaaacagaaaagggcTTTTGCAGCTAAATAAAGAATTAAGTGCGTCTGCTTGCCGTAAGCGAGAATGAATCAACAAACTATCCATCTGTCCCGTTTCGTGTAAAGCCAGCAGTATAATCTATTGCGTTCGGCTCTTGCTACACTGCACACAAACACTGTTCTATGTAAACAAAAGTTGCAGCTCCCTAGAGGGTGTAAGGTGGCAAtggtaattttgtttatttatagaGCTCGACATTCACTTTATTAAGTCAATGTTTTACAACCATTTTTATCAGTGCACATTCAAGTATTTATTAACActtcaatttttaattcattttatatattacaaaaaaatgaataacacAAACAAGCTGAAGAATTAACATtcgtattttaatttaaaatataagcttaaattatcgaaaaacttttgataaaaattataaactaaAGGAGTTGAGAGCAAAAGTATGTCTGTGTAAGATTTAGGCAGCCAGACCTTAGttatatcgtttttttttattttttaaattgaatagtGGTGTAGGTTTACAAAATGAACTTAAAGTTTGTGGATTCTGTACGTTAAACAACAATGAAATAAATGGCTACTAAATAACAAGTATGTAACGAGGGAAATCATGTAATAAAAGGAATCAAAACATTGTTAAAAAGGCTCGAAACTATTGTTTATATAATGATGAACATGAAGCGTTCATTAATTTATAAGCACGTCTTCCCGGACAACTACGTTAGTATTTCAATCTGATTCATTTATATAAACAGTGAACCTAATAGTTTAGCTTTGTTCTTTGTGCCTTTGTTAATAGATTTATTTAATTGTCCTACAGCAAACATGAATTCTTCACGCCTTCAATTCTACATGCCAGTACATGTTCTTtaattaaacacaacactGTGTTTCGTTAGCTTTATACATTAACAATGATTAAATTTATACTAAGACAAGAAGAGTACATCTGCTTCATTTATAAAAATGACGAAACGAATAGCAAAACGTaacatcaaacaaatttcAATACCTTTCCCGCGGTTCGTCGGCAATGGAATCGGTATTCGTACGTTCGTTCGGCATGCGTGCCCCGCTCAAGTCGCTGTCTCGGTTcccgttcggtttcggtgaGCGCGCGCGCCACAATTCGTAGCCGGGTACGGACGGCCGGTCGCGGTCAAACCCACGAGAGCAACCAAACCGAACGGATCGACAACAAAACATACCCGCGCATTGAAACGACGCGGATGTGTAAACGCCGGAACGAAAAACCGAACCCACTGCAAGCGGAAAAGCGGCCGGGTTGGGGGTGCATGCTgtgcgcgtgtttgtgtgtaggGGGTAGCATCCAAACAGATAGTCGGTGTGGAAAAAGGCGCAGTGTggtgtgattgttttttttttaatgaatttctGTGCTACCAAGGCAGTCCAAGCAGGCATGATTGTTCTGATTTTTGTTGGTGGTTAAATTGGTAAAGCGAGCCCGTGTGTGTTGGcaggattttttttgccaGGAGTgaattgtgtatgtgtgcgtgcgtatgtgtgtgtgtgtgaggttaGCCTCCAAGCAGCAGTGACGAaccctgtttttgttttaatcgaCTAGAGCTGGAGTGATTCTGGTGTGGCACGCGGAACGCAACGTAAGTGTGAGTGGGGGAAGGGTGATCTTTTTAGTGATAAAGTCGGGCAGGAACAAGTTGCGTATGGCAACGACTGAATGCACTGTCCCGGGGGATGGTAGTTGCTCACCAATCAACCAAAGATGTCAGCTCATCCCGATCGTAGAAGATCGCTAGcactcctctctctctctctctgctctTCTTCGTACACGCACCGTGGAAACTGAGTGAATGAATGAGCGCACGTGTGAGGGTGGATCTCTCGAGTGAAAGATCTGGAGGACCTTCTATCCGTCAATCAAGTTACAGATCATTTCTGCACTTCAGATCACGTCATCCATCAAGCCCCCATCAAGCGATGCCCGCTCGGGCCCCAATTAATATAACCCGTGAGTTACCGTGGGTGTCTTGCGTGAGTTGCACCGTACGAGAAgcattgtttttcttgtgCGTACGATACAGCTGCAGTTGGCGGGTGTGTACGGCACAGgcaagagaaataaaaaccccCGCGCAGGAAgagcggaaaacaaaacacacgatgTGGCGCACACGTGCGCACGGCATCGCCCACGGGAACATGGGAAAGCACACAGGAAGTGAACAAAAGCAAAGACCCGCACCGGGCGAATGAAGAGATCGAGCGGAAGGGGAAAATGGAGACGAACGAATGGGAAAAGCAAACGGTCGCTTCCGGTTTTTGCGGTGCGGCACTCGCCATTGTTTGGCCGAAAAGGGTTCGAAGCCCCCGGAAGTTGTCGTCCGCAAGAGGCAAACGCAAAGAAGGAGCAAGCAATAAGGGATGGTGAAAGGAAAAGATCGATTGTAAGATTAGCTTGCAGGGTATGTTGTGGGGTGTAGTGGGATGGGTGCTTTTCCTTCCATTACCACGCCGGTGTGCCCGGTTCCTATTGGTTTTGGTGTTTGAATTTTCCCCGACCATAACGAGCGGTGTTTCGTTTGTTCCCGATTTTTTCCGCCCGCCAAGATGTCCTTCTGGGGCACTGGAAGTGTAGAACTGAATGGTTTCAACTTGTTACTATTGATATATACGAACGTAAAGCGTACAACTGCGCAACCAACTCTACCTCTGAAGGGCCCGGTTTGTTAGTCTTCTTCCATCGGTTGACATTTTCGATTCCGCACACGCATGTCGttaaaaagcttttttttttttcattggaaGAAATGCCACTTTTGGCACTGCCGGAAGTCGGTCAGGAAGGGTAACACACATCCATACGCGCGTGTATACCTTTAGGGGACGCGTGCCAGAAGCGTTCCGGCACTAACTATAATGGGTGTTGCGTGTTTAATGCGTGTGGCGTGTGTGGCGCGCGTGTTCTGGAACCGACACTTTCTTGgccgaacaacaaaaaaaaaaaaaaaaaaataaggagAAAGCAACCAAATCacaatttcatttgtttccgtataaagttttcgaatgctctCCTCCCCGATAAAGGCAGCGCTTCGCGGAGTTTTGTATTCCGGCACGATAAAACGCCTCCGTAGCAGGCACTCACCTGATTGCTTCGGTGAGTGTAATCGGTAAGCGCGCGAGCAAACGAAAGTTTTTCGATATGTTTGTTTGCAGTTCGAATCCCGCTCTCTTTACACGGCAGGTTGTGGTGTATGACGAGAATAGTGCCAAGCTATTTGGAGAGAAAGTGGCTTTTATAATAGCTTGATTAGATTCGCCGTAAGGGGTTAATTCACATATATGATCGGGCGTTTTGCATGTCTAGTGGTATTTGACTTAAAACTTGACACTTCATATCGCGAACTCTGTATTACAGAGTTTTCAGAGTTATCTGGGAGAgtcggagtttttttttggattccTTCACAAGTTCTACCTTGTATGTGATCTGGTAGACAAACACTCGTCTCCATCTTCTAGTTATTGTACAGAAGGAGAAGATGACTCTTTTATTCTCTTTTTTGATTGATCTTCTTTTAAGTGACAGTCGAAACAGGTTAAAACACCAACAATATCAACTTTTTTGGGTGAATATCCAGCAGAAAAAGCTCCTTTTGAGAGCAAAATTACTTAGGTTGTATTCCTACTTTATGTACAATTGTTCAATTGCTATGTAGCTAATTGAGACTATAAAATCAATATTGTCTAAGGCAGTATTATATAATATTGTATTAGGCTGTAGACGCAGCTTGGCAATGTGCGAAAAAGATAtcccgacaaaaaaaaggtaatgtaaacaaaatctAAAAGGCGATaataaagcaaaaggaaaacactgCGATTGGAGATAGTTACGATGTGTAAGCAGGGCCGGGCAATTTTCCTTCACGCCCGCCGTAATTGACGGAACCGAAGTAATTGGTGGCGTCTGGTTTGCGTTCTTCCCAGCCATCCCTAGGATGCTGTGGACGGCGCAATGGAAGGTAACCACTTTCGGGCGGTTTTGTTCATGCTGCAATCGGAACAATTTGTGTGCTGCCCGGCAGaaggttgtgtgtgtttctgccTGGTAGATGCAATATTTGCGCATTGACGTCATTCGGGGCGTCTTGTTTTATGGCGAGCGAGTAGGGAAGGCCCCCGGGGTACGAGAGCGTGCGGCCGGACCCGTTAGGGCAATAAAATCTGAGCCGCCTTTCTGACGCACTCCGGTGGTCTATTCTCGTACGCTTCGGTCGGTTTGTAGCTCCTCGTAGAACAGTGGTTAGCATCAGGAGACAATTCCCTTATGCATCCTGAGGTCCGTTCCTGCTTAAATATATCGAAAAAACAGGGTGTTTGCATGCTGTTGGCCGCTTTGTACCGGCACACATGGTCATGGCAAATGctggcaaaacaaacaaatgtccACTTCCGGCCGGGAATTGTTGGCAAAACATAGCGCATTGGTTGCAGTTCGCATAAAACACAGTCGCACGACAAACCAATCCATAATAATTCAAACGCTTTATCGTGTCTTTTGCATATGGAAACGAGCAAAACGGGGGTACGGTTCTTTCCTCCCTCTGCGGAAAAATAGGAAAAGCGAACcaagaaacacaacaaactgCCACATTCTGTTCAGACTGGCCAGGGAAAACTTATTTATTGTACCACCTTTTCCTGCAACGAAACAATAAGCAATTGCATTGTGACAGGGCGAAACTTGGTTGGAGGGCCGTTTTTGAGCGTACCATGGCCACGGAATACGGCAGCCGTCAGTCACGCGCATTTTCGTGCAGGAAATGAGGAACAGCTATTCCCCCCCAAACGCCCAATCGCTCGGTGCCTGCCTCGTTTTGGGATCACGCAACCGGGAAGTTGCACAAATAGACAGgaagaaataatcaaaataatagcattttggttcgattttgtgttttttttttatttatttgataaacaatCAAGACATTAAAAAAGACAACTAAAATGATGTATTCTTGTCTAAAATGAtgtaaaaatcatttatttcattttaacttTATCCCTTAAATTGAATGGAAAGCTAATAGTTGTTTTAGTTAGTATAATTGTTATaataaaggcaaaacaaaactaagaattctaaaatttatttttatagacaaaaattaaaaatgcgACTTGCTAGGAACTGGGAGCTCAGAGATCAAGAAAGTTGTGAAATTTATGAAGATatttaagggttttttttattcgaggAATCGAATGCTCCTCAAGCAATTGAGCCAGCTTTCAACCCCAAAGAAGAAGAATTGCCTAGCAACAACGGATTAGACCACgttgcattttaattacacCCGCACACGCCCTTCCACCCAGTCGTCTGTCCCTTTTTCCCTGTCACTCTCattcaaagaaaagaaaattctcATTCGCGAGGTTTTGTGGTGAGTTCCCGGGGATGTAATGAGCGCGAGGGTGTGGAGTGGAGTTTAATATTCTCTTACACCATCACCACCTCCTTCCATTTCCCTCATTCCCCTTCCTCCCACCATCAAATTGCGTATGGAACGTGCGTGATCGATGGCTATCGGGTGTGTGTTACTTgggaaagaaataataaacgCGTACCGGAAGTGGACACTACTCCGCCACATATGGAGTACCACAAAGTAAAGGAAGGGTAGAGACGgaacaagagagagagagagagcgagggaGATAGAAGCATTCATTGATTGGATTTTATTGCGACCCCCAGTATAGAAACTGTTAATGAATGAATTTCTCATGTGTCCAAACATGGCCGAGAGTGGCCATCTTTACACTACTTCcggtgtgcgccatcttgacaattatattttattagtttttttttcgtattacAGATTACACGACCACGTGTGTTagagcacaaacacacagacaccaaCACATAGCCCCACACACAGAATGACACACGTGTCGGATCGGCCCGGAGTGGCACCGATGGGACGTCGACGAAGTCAACAGCGAACGTGTCGGGGCATTATACCGACCACCACGCTAGTGCTGCTCGCCATCTTGCTTCAGCTAATGGATCTCGGCGATGGGCCGGGGGGAGGAAGCGGCGGGACAATGCTGGTGGGGGCGGCTTGCGAGTCGCGCAAAAGCTGGTGGGATCCAACGATAGGCGAGTGCGTACCGTGCCGTATCTGTACGGACCATCAGGTCGTCCTGAGACCCTGCCAGGACTATATGAACACGGTTTGCGGCACGATGAAGGATCTGACCGCGGCTGATCATCGCCCTTACCCGCATCTACCGGACGGGACCGGTAATGGGATTGGACCGTTGGGCCGTACACGCGATCATCACTGGAAGGAGGTAAGATGCGTGTATATCTGGAGGCATTCTTTCGGGGCCATGTTTGTTGACTattcgctttgttttgcgcTTTGGTGCACGGCAGGAACGTCGGAAAGAGGGCGATGGTGTGGAGGGATATCGGCGCGTAGTACCGGCCACCAGCACCGAGGAGATCCTGTGGGACTGGCAGGTAGCGTCACTGCTGCTCGCCATCATCGGGTGTTTGCTGTTCCTGCTGGCAGCAGCCTGTGTCGCCCTCAACCAGAGTCGTCAGTGGCGCCGCATCGAGAAACACTTTGACGCTGGTACGTAGATATATGTTGAAGAGATAGATTGTGAATGATGTCTAGAGTTCTAGAACTGAAAAACTGTAGAGCTTTAGAATTCTTAAACTCTAGAACTCCAGAACTCTAGAACTCTAGAACTCTAGAACTCTAGAACTCTAGAACTCTAGAACTTAAGGGTTTTAGAACTCTAGAACTCCAGAACTCTAAAACTCCAGAACTCTAGAACTCTAGAACTCTAGAACTCTTGAACTCTAGAACTTTAGAACTTAAGAACTTAAGAACTTTAGAACTCTAGAACTCTAGAACTCTAGAACTCTAGAACTCTAGAATTATAGAACTCTAGAACTCTAGAATTGGAAAACTCAAGAACTCTAGAAATATCCAAAGAGATATCTCCATGATGGCGCCATCTCTTGCTATCATCGCTGCACAACACTAGAGACAATGTCTTGAtgcaatgtaaacaaaaacctcACCCTGTAGTTTCTGCACCATCATGTCAACATACTTGGCGGGCGTTTATGAATTGCCATAAATAGGGCTAGGTGTCAACAGATTTGTGTTGACATCGGGCATAGAATGCACGCTAGCATCGTAGAATGTGCGTTGATCGTTGGGCGGACAGCCATAACGCTGTCTAAAGATGGCCTTTTTTCGCACACCTTCCCCCTTACTGGTACCAGTACCCCTCTGTCCATCCATTCGTGACGAGAGCTGCGGTGAGTGTGTTGCCAATTTGGCTCACATCTGCGTCCGCCAAAGCGAACCGGATGCGTGAGAAAATATGGGAACTgttaagtgaagaaaaaaaaagaacacacgcacacgtgcgCAAAAACGAAGTTATAATGATGGCGTAGTTATTGGTACGAGCGCATTGCTCCGCATCTCCGGAACCATGTTTGTGGGTTcggtttttaattttagatCGGAACATCAGCAAACCCATCCAACAACGAGAGTGCCCTGGGTTGCGCGGCTTGGGTCGTGAGGGGCGTGAGAGGGTGAGAATatgagcaggaaaaaaaaatgtaacaagACAGCCATTTAATCTGTGCATCGTTGGACGTTTGTGGAATGTGCTGTATGCGAGTGGCGTTGCCATATCCTTCACCGGTATCTCGTTCCGTAAGATGCTTCCGTAACGCTGAATTGAGGTCGATTGTGAgtctctttttttattgctgttgCTTCCTTTTCGTATTGGACGCATTGCAGTGCGTTGCTTCCGGTACGGGGTTCCGGACCCCATCGCAGctggggggatttttttttttgaggatttaaaaataatcttcCACTGCACCACTTCCGATGGGACGCCGACTGTCACTGATGCTGGTTCACTAATTCCCGGTTGATCTTTCCTGCAGATATGGAAGCATTATCCGCGCAGCTCGTTAACCATCTGGCCAGCATGCAGCACCTCGAGAGTGGACCGATCCTGCTGGAGAACTTTGATCACGGGCGGCTCCGGAGCACCAGTCACCATCCGATCGAGGTCCGGTGCGTCTATCTGGACCAGCTGCTCGGTAAGTAACTTCCACCCAAAATACCGATCCAGATTACCACAAGTTgcaactcttttttttttttttgaaggggaaatgTAAATATAGATGCGGCACTCGCTATTTCCACCGGTGCGAACAGA
This window of the Anopheles moucheti chromosome X, idAnoMoucSN_F20_07, whole genome shotgun sequence genome carries:
- the LOC128306671 gene encoding tumor necrosis factor receptor superfamily member wengen, producing the protein MTHVSDRPGVAPMGRRRSQQRTCRGIIPTTTLVLLAILLQLMDLGDGPGGGSGGTMLVGAACESRKSWWDPTIGECVPCRICTDHQVVLRPCQDYMNTVCGTMKDLTAADHRPYPHLPDGTGNGIGPLGRTRDHHWKEERRKEGDGVEGYRRVVPATSTEEILWDWQVASLLLAIIGCLLFLLAAACVALNQSRQWRRIEKHFDADMEALSAQLVNHLASMQHLESGPILLENFDHGRLRSTSHHPIEVRCVYLDQLLDEKCAQKALSVQPAAGNLYIEETIDTPRIQPSVPSNPVRSPATPPVTFPPISPIRHY